Proteins encoded in a region of the Ruegeria sp. AD91A genome:
- a CDS encoding sulfotransferase family protein, translating into MTMHKILALWAVPRSTSTAFEWMMRQRGDLDCLHEPFGEAWYQGEDPLWHRFQPGDVTTPGLTLDSVWLDIQQRAKRGLVFLKDFPHYINHMWNAGFLSHFTHAFLIRDPAKTITSMYKQWPDFAEGEVGFPEQRALFDLLTALNGTPPPVIDSDDLLEDPHGMTRAFCDAVGIPFIEQALSWEPGGDPSALSWWDGGSFHGNLAKSTGLAPQTRTHIDIADAPDRVKQVHRRMKPHYDHLYKHRLTH; encoded by the coding sequence ATGACCATGCACAAAATCCTCGCGCTCTGGGCCGTACCAAGGTCCACGTCAACCGCGTTCGAGTGGATGATGCGGCAACGCGGTGATCTCGACTGCCTGCACGAGCCCTTCGGCGAGGCGTGGTATCAGGGTGAAGACCCGCTTTGGCATCGGTTCCAACCAGGGGACGTGACAACGCCAGGCCTGACATTGGACAGCGTGTGGCTGGACATTCAACAGCGGGCGAAACGGGGGCTGGTCTTCCTGAAGGATTTTCCGCATTACATCAACCACATGTGGAATGCCGGGTTTCTGTCGCATTTCACCCACGCCTTTCTGATCCGGGACCCGGCCAAGACCATCACTTCGATGTACAAACAATGGCCGGACTTTGCCGAAGGCGAGGTTGGCTTTCCCGAACAGCGTGCCCTGTTCGATCTGTTGACCGCACTGAACGGAACTCCGCCGCCGGTCATTGACAGCGATGACCTGCTGGAAGATCCACACGGCATGACCCGGGCCTTCTGTGACGCGGTGGGAATTCCGTTCATCGAACAGGCGCTGAGCTGGGAACCGGGCGGTGATCCGTCCGCCCTCAGTTGGTGGGACGGCGGGTCGTTCCATGGCAACCTCGCGAAATCGACCGGGCTTGCGCCGCAGACACGCACGCATATCGACATCGCGGACGCGCCAGACCGTGTGAAACAGGTGCACCGCAGGATGAAACCGCATTACGATCACCTTTACAAACACCGCCTGACACACTGA
- a CDS encoding aromatic ring-hydroxylating dioxygenase subunit alpha, which translates to MNAPLTHSLDARYYTDPAIFEQEIQGLLARTWQFAGHVAQVRETGDYFAFEIAGQNLFCIRGRDGEIRTFYNVCQHRAHEMVTGAGNTRVVVCPYHAWTYELSGQLRAGPNIKSVPGFYRSAICLTSVRTEVFNGFIFVNLDDNAAPMDEWYPGVREEIRAFVPQIDDLEPLEWVEIPENCNWKVSIENYSECYHCPTNHPTFAEGVVKPETYDIQPDAGGGYVLRHTTECQSLDKMTYPIDLSVPHAGDYQSWFLWPMFSFQCYPGNVLNTYHWRAVDADHCTVWRGWYTEGGSDSAVIRQLAVQDRETTVEEDIRLVESVHRGLKSRGYRPGPLVLDPGCGVMSEHSIARLQQWMREAVD; encoded by the coding sequence ATGAACGCACCCCTGACCCACTCACTGGACGCGCGATACTATACCGACCCTGCGATTTTCGAGCAGGAAATACAGGGGCTTCTGGCCCGAACGTGGCAGTTTGCGGGCCATGTCGCGCAGGTCCGGGAAACGGGGGATTACTTTGCGTTTGAGATCGCCGGCCAGAACCTGTTCTGCATTCGCGGCCGCGACGGCGAAATCCGCACCTTCTATAACGTCTGCCAGCACCGCGCGCATGAAATGGTCACCGGCGCGGGCAACACGCGTGTCGTCGTCTGCCCCTACCACGCCTGGACTTATGAGCTGTCCGGTCAATTGCGCGCCGGACCCAACATCAAATCCGTCCCCGGGTTCTACCGCAGCGCCATTTGCCTGACCTCGGTGCGCACCGAAGTGTTCAATGGTTTCATTTTCGTTAATCTCGATGACAACGCCGCCCCGATGGATGAATGGTACCCCGGCGTGCGCGAGGAAATCCGCGCCTTTGTCCCGCAAATCGACGATCTGGAACCGCTAGAATGGGTCGAGATCCCCGAAAACTGCAACTGGAAAGTCAGTATCGAGAACTATTCGGAATGCTACCATTGCCCGACCAATCACCCGACCTTTGCCGAAGGAGTGGTCAAGCCCGAGACCTATGACATTCAGCCGGACGCGGGTGGCGGCTATGTGTTGCGTCACACGACGGAATGCCAAAGCCTCGACAAGATGACCTACCCCATCGACCTGTCGGTACCCCACGCAGGCGATTATCAGTCATGGTTTCTGTGGCCGATGTTCTCGTTCCAGTGTTATCCCGGCAATGTGCTGAACACCTATCACTGGCGCGCGGTTGATGCCGATCACTGCACCGTCTGGCGCGGTTGGTACACCGAAGGCGGCTCGGACAGCGCAGTTATCCGGCAACTGGCGGTCCAGGATCGCGAAACGACGGTCGAGGAAGACATCCGCCTTGTGGAATCCGTTCATCGCGGGCTCAAGTCGCGGGGCTATCGCCCCGGACCGCTTGTTCTGGATCCGGGCTGCGGGGTGATGTCGGAACATTCCATTGCGCGACTTCAGCAATGGATGCGCGAGGCTGTGGATTAG
- a CDS encoding carboxymuconolactone decarboxylase family protein: MADIFDEDLFLKGLEQRKNTLGEEYVEKNLAAADDFTRPFQEAMTAWCWGFGWGDDVIDAKTRSMMNLSMIGALGKMHEWEIHCRGAINNGVSKEEIRAIIHVVGIYCGVPQALECFRVARKVLDEI, encoded by the coding sequence ATGGCCGACATTTTCGACGAAGACCTGTTTCTGAAAGGACTGGAGCAAAGGAAGAACACGCTGGGCGAAGAGTATGTGGAGAAAAACCTTGCTGCCGCCGACGACTTCACCCGCCCGTTTCAGGAAGCCATGACGGCCTGGTGCTGGGGGTTTGGGTGGGGCGACGACGTGATTGACGCCAAGACCCGGTCGATGATGAACCTTTCGATGATCGGTGCGCTGGGAAAGATGCATGAATGGGAAATCCACTGCCGGGGCGCCATCAACAACGGAGTGTCAAAGGAAGAAATCCGCGCCATCATCCACGTGGTCGGGATTTATTGCGGCGTTCCTCAAGCGCTGGAGTGTTTTCGCGTGGCCCGCAAGGTGCTGGACGAAATCTGA